The genome window TTACGTGCCGTTTGCTAGAGCCGGGCTAAAGGCGATCTACCGCGCCCGCGGAAATTTTTTCGTAAACAGCTACGTCAAGGCGCACTATCTCACGCACGACAAGGAGCGCCAGGCCAGCTACGACGCCGACTCGCTCATCACTCGCGCGATCTCGGTGCGCATACTGCTGGGGCTTTACGAGGCGGCGCAGCGCGTGGTTTCCGACGCCGCCGCGATCACGACGCCTACGCTGCTGCTGATCTCGGGCGATGACTGGGTCGTGGAGCACGCCCCGCAGCACGAGTTTTACAACGCTCTTGGCGCGCGCGTAAAAAGGCGCGAGGTTTTAGATGGATTTTACCACGATACGTTGGGCGAGAGCGAGCGGGAGAGAGCGTTTGAGATCATTCGCGAGTTTGTCGGAGAGAGGTTTAGCGAGCCTTTTAGCGAGGTGGACTGCACGCACGCGGACGAATACGGCTTTAGCCGCGAGGAGGCCGATAGGCTAGCTACGCCGCTGCCGAGATTTAGCCCGAAAAATTTGCGATTTAAATTTCAGCGGATATTTATGCAGGCGGTTTCGCCGTGGGTCGGCGGGCTAAAGATCGGCGAAAATACCGGCTACGATAGCGGCAGTACGCTTGATTACGTCTACCGAAACGAACCGCAAGGGGCGAACAAATTTTTTAAATTTATCGACAAATTTTACCTAAACGCTATCGGCTGGCGCGGTATCAGAGAGCGCAAACGAAATATCAAGCTAGCCATCGATCAAGCCGTAGCAAAGCTGCAGGAGCGAGGCGAGCCGCTACGACTGCTAGATATCGCCTCGGGACACGGCAGATACATACTAGACGCCGCGCAGGGGCATAAATTTGAGCGCATAACGCTACGCGACTACAGCGACATAAACGTAAAAGCCGGCAGCGAAATGATAAAGGAGCGCGGGCTGCAGGACGTCGCGAGCTTTACGCAGGCAAACGCCTTTGACGCCGCTAGCTACGAGGGTCTGCAGGACGCATATACGCTAGGCGTCGTGTCGGGGCTGTTTGAGCTCTTCCCGGATAACTCGGTCGTGCGCACCGCGCTACAAGGCTTTGCAAGCAGCGTAAAAAGCGGCGGCTACCTCATCTACACCAACCAGCCGTGGCACCCGCAGCTCGAGATGATCGCGCGCGCTCTATCTAGCCACAGGCAGGGTGCTGCGTGGATCATGCGCCGCCGCAGCCAGGCCGAGATGGATCAGCTCGTGGCAAATGCGGGATTTAAGAAGGTGTGTGAATGGATAGATGGGGATGGGATATTTAGCGTGAGTTTGGCCGTTAAAATTTAACGGCTTGTCTCGCGAGCGCCTTTAAATGATTTCGTAAATTTCGCCCTGCGACAGACTACATGTCTAGTCTTGGGACGAAATTTGCCTCAAAACATTTAAAATCATCTCACGA of Campylobacter showae contains these proteins:
- a CDS encoding bifunctional alpha/beta hydrolase/class I SAM-dependent methyltransferase, whose protein sequence is MEFKESYFITSDGARIFYRYRLASDVACENPGAGEVNLSEDSKFDGSNLSAGTANKTSNLTSEQAGGTDENAELGSSGEGKFEGPDLPNGGENLDSNLNETSKCAASNLSETPSENAEQNLKFKAAPNAKAVAIFHRGHEHSGRTTHVADSLADEGFSYFAWDQRGHGKSEGERGDAPSIGRLIADVDEFVAHIEQRFGFKTQNLAVIAQSVGAVLVSAWLHDYAVRVRCAVLASPAFSVKLYVPFARAGLKAIYRARGNFFVNSYVKAHYLTHDKERQASYDADSLITRAISVRILLGLYEAAQRVVSDAAAITTPTLLLISGDDWVVEHAPQHEFYNALGARVKRREVLDGFYHDTLGESERERAFEIIREFVGERFSEPFSEVDCTHADEYGFSREEADRLATPLPRFSPKNLRFKFQRIFMQAVSPWVGGLKIGENTGYDSGSTLDYVYRNEPQGANKFFKFIDKFYLNAIGWRGIRERKRNIKLAIDQAVAKLQERGEPLRLLDIASGHGRYILDAAQGHKFERITLRDYSDINVKAGSEMIKERGLQDVASFTQANAFDAASYEGLQDAYTLGVVSGLFELFPDNSVVRTALQGFASSVKSGGYLIYTNQPWHPQLEMIARALSSHRQGAAWIMRRRSQAEMDQLVANAGFKKVCEWIDGDGIFSVSLAVKI